The following coding sequences are from one Culex quinquefasciatus strain JHB chromosome 1, VPISU_Cqui_1.0_pri_paternal, whole genome shotgun sequence window:
- the LOC119765142 gene encoding AT-rich interactive domain-containing protein 2-like, with amino-acid sequence MGGRNVDSNRLYSVVVTRDWWMKVDSREDWDEIIKEMALPTHCVNKEIALKKNNIRFLDKYEKGSEEEEDGKKRHNRMWSARMLHSMSAVHNTATSRP; translated from the exons atgGGTGGTAGGAATGTAGATTCGAACCGGTTGTATTCGGTGGTGGTGACCCGGGATTGGTGGATGAAGGTCGATTCCCGCGAGGACTGGGACGAGATCATCAAGGAGATGGCGCTGCCGACGCATTGCGTGAACAAGGAGATTGC GTTGAAGAAGAATAACATCCGATTTTTGGACAAGTACGAGAAAGGATCCGAAGAAGAGGAGGACGGCAAGAAGCGGCATAATCGGATGTGGTCAGCGCGGATGTTGCACTCGATGTCGGCCGTTCACAACACCG CAACTTCCCGCCCATAA